DNA sequence from the Alkaliphilus metalliredigens QYMF genome:
AATTCCTCAGTATCTGGTTATTGAAGATGCGTTTCCTAATGGCAGGCCGGCTTTAGAGGAAGCGGGTGTGTATTTTACAGATCGAGAAACTGTAAATAAGATAGAGACAATGAAGGTGACTACTTGTCTGAATCCACTTCACACTGCTCTTGCGGTTTACGGCTGCATTCTGGGTTATACCAGCATTTCAGCGGAAATGAAAGATCCACAGTTGAAGCTTTTGGTTGAGAAGATTGGTTATCAAGAGGGGATGCCGGTAGTCGTAGATCCGAAAATTATCAAACCTGAAGATTTTATCAAGGAAGTGATAGAAGAAAGGCTACCAAATCCTTATATACCAGATACCCCACAAAGAATTGCTACTGATACAAGTCAAAAGGTTGCCATCAGATTTGGAGAAACAATCAAGTCATATGTAGCAAGAGATGATTTGAATGCTGAAGAGCTTACTTTCATACCTTTGGCTATTGCTGGGTGGTTGAGATATCTTTTAGGTGTGGATGACTCCTTAAAAGAGATGCAGGTGAGTGCTGATCCGTTGCTTGATAATTTACAAAAAGTATTGCAAGGCATAAAAGTAGGTGAAAGAAAGTCTTATAGAGGTCAGGTGCGAGAGCTACTTGCCAACGAAAACATTTTTGGGTTAGATTTAATTAAGGCTGGCCTCGGGAATAAGATTGAAGGAATGTTTTTGGAGCTGATAGATGGTGAAAAAGCTGTTCGAGAAACACTAAAAAAATATCTTGTATAATTACGAAACAATACATTTATAGTTGTTATAGCATAGATAAAATGCAATAATAGTAGTAGACTATACGATAGTAAGGAGTGATGGGGATCTTATGCAGATAGCAGAGAGGTTAGCAAAAGAGACTACCCGAGATTATGCATTGCGCATTCTGAAATATAACATTATTATGTTGGAATTAAAACCTGGAAGTATTGTCAGTGAGAATGAGCTGGCCACTGAAATAGGTGTGTCTCGTACACCAGTACGAGAGGCTTTGATTGAATTAAGCAAAACACAAATTGTTGAAATTTATCCGCAAAAAGGCAGTGTTGTATCAAAAATACGCCATAATCTAATTGAAGAAGCGCGTTTTTTAAGACTTGTGCTTGAAAATGCCGTGGTAGAACTAGCGTGTGACTATGCCAGTGAAAGTGACCTGGAGATACTAAAAGAAAGTATAAAGTTGCAAGAGTTTTATACTGAGAACTATTCACCGGATAAGCTTTTAGAAGAGGACAATAAGTTTCACAAATATATTTTTGAGATATGCAACAAGGTACAAACATATTCTTTGATGGATAGTATGACTGCACATTTCGATCGAGTTAGAAACATGAGCCTGCATACTGTAAAAGACATTAAGATTGTGGAGGATCATAAAAAAATTGTGAGTGCTATTGAGAATAAAGACAAAGAAAAGGCCAAGGCATTCATGACAAAACATCTCTCCCGATATCAAATTGATAAAGATGAAATTATGGAAAAATATCCTGATTATTTTTAATTTTAAGTTCATAAAAGGTTGTATGGAAATAGAAAACGGTGTAAAAAAGTGGTCATTACATAGAAATAGCTTCTGCTATATCATGTGTCACCATAATAGCCGTTTTCTTTTCTTTTTTGATAATTCCTGCGATATCGTCACTAACAGCCAGACGACTTTGATAGTCTAAAGCTGAAAAGGGTTCATCTAATAGAAGTAACTCAGGTTCAATTGCTAAGGTTCGAATTAAGGCAACTCTCTGGCGCATACCACCGGAAAGTTGATTAGGGTAATGATTTTTAAATTCAGCCAAGCCATAGGTATCTAAGAGCTTCTCAACGCGATTTATGTTTTGTGCAGTTACTTTATTTTGGATTTCAAGACCGATCAATACATTCTCCATGATTGTTCGCCAACGAAAGAGGTGATCGCTTTGAAACATGTAACCTACACTTTTATTGGTGCTCTTGATTTGGTTTCCATTAATAAAGACTTCTCCTGAGCTAGGTTTCATAAGACCAGCTATAATAGACAGTATTGTAGACTTACCACAACCGCTGGGACCTACAATAATAACAATTTCACCACGATCCACATCAAAGGATAGCTTATCCAATGCCTTCGTTTCCTCGTCTAAGGTATGATAGGTCTTGGATACACCTCTAATTTCAACAAATTTTGTATCTCCCATATGTGTTCCTCCTCTTGAAACAAAATCAAGGCATAATAATCCATATGATATATTCTATGAAAAAGGCATGATTATGTGACAGTATACAGCTGATAGAGAAGGATTACCGTAAATTGATAACAAAAAAAGATGGCTAAATTAGCCATCTTTTTCTGGAAAGAAAAAAACTGCCCAAAGGGCAGTTATTTTACTATAATTTAGCTACGTTCTCAGCTTGAGGTCCTCTGTTTCCTTCAACTACGTTGAATTCAACTTTTTGTCCTTCTTCTAATGTTTTGAATCCGTCTCCAGTGATTGCTGAGAAATGTACGAATACGTCATCTCCACCTTCTACTTCGATAAATCCAAATCCTTTTTCTGAGTTAAACCATTTTACTGTACCTGTTTTCATTTTGAAACCTCCAAATAATTAATATGATTTGTTGCCATAGATGAATACAAAGAATTCACATATTACAAAGAGTACCAGTGGAGAAATATTTGATATCTGTTGCTTGATATCCTTTATAATATGTGAATCATGAACTCCTTCTATACAACTAAATATATTTTACCATCTTGATGGAATACTGTCAACAAAAATGATAAAATTTTCTTGAAAGAATTTTTTAATGGTTATTTAGTCATAAAACAAGGAGTGGGTTCATTGTCTAAAATCGAGTCTTTTAGTCCTATCATTGATGCAAACAGTCATATATTGATATTAGGGTCCATACCAAGTGTACAGTCATTACAGGAAGGTAAATACTATGGTAATCCTAGGAATCAGTTCTGGAAAATCATTTACGAGGTATTGGGACAACCTTTTCAGGAAGACTATGGGAAAAAAGTTCAATTTATTAAGGAACATGGGATTGCCATTTGGGATGTCATCGAATCCTGCCATCGGGAAGGAAGTCTAGACTCAAATATTAAAGAAGAGAGGCCAAATGATTTCAATACATTTTTAAAAAGTTATCCTAGGATAAAATATGTCTTATTTAATGGCACAAAGGCCCATGATACTTTCAGAAGAAAGGTCGGGTTTTCCTTTGAGGATAAGATATTTCACAAGCTTCCCTCTTCAAGTCCAGCCCATACCATGAAAATTGGGAACAAGATAGAAGAATGGAAAGTGTTACTAAAGTACACCCAAGGATAAGAGGAAAGAGTAAGCTGCTATTCATAGGATGGTAACTTTTCTGAATGAGGAGATGATCCTTTACCCCGAACGAATGTTCAGGTATAATGGCAGAAGAAGACAGCCAAGAAGACAGCCAAGAAGACAGCTCAAGGGGGGACAGATGTGCATATTATATTTGCAATACTTTGGTTTATTGCATTGCTCGGGGTGATCATTGGTGTCAACTATCCTGAAAAGGTGCTCTGGGGTTCAAAAACAAAAACTGAGGGTAAAGTCCTGAAAACCTATGGGATGGCATTGATCATATTTTTTCTTTTGTTTGGAATATCTCTAGAATATTTAGAGGGGATTAATGAACAAGGTGATTATGTTTTACAAGGGAACCTACACAACAAAGAGGATTCGGAAATAGGCGAAGATTATAGGGATTACGAAGAAGTTAAAGATAAAAAAATAAGTGAAGTGAAAGAGCCGGAGCAGGTAAAGCATCACGATGATGAATTGAATTTGTCAAATGAAGTATTAAAAATACATTTTATAGATGTGGGTCAAGGGGATGCGACATTGATCATGACACCGGCGGGGAAGACTATACTGGTAGATGCAGGAGATCGTAATCAAGGAGAGACGGTTGTATCTTATATAAAAGCACAAGGAATTGAAACCATCGATTTATTGATTGCAAGTCATCCCCATGCAGATCATATTGGTGGAATGGCTTCAGTGGTGCAAGTCTTTGAAATTGGAGAAGTATATATGCCTGAGGTGACGGCGAATACAAAAACATTTGAAACCTTACTATTGGCCATAAAAGAAAAAAATCTAAAGATCAAGAAAGCAAAGGCTGGGGTGGAATTTAACATTGACTCAAGCATAAGGGCATTATTGATCGCACCTCATAGTGAACATTATAGCAGTTTAAATGATTATTCGGCAGTTTTAAGAGTAGACCATGGAGAAAACAGCTTTTTAATTACAGGGGATGTTGAAGCGCAATCTGAAAATGAGATGCTTAAAAGTAAATATCCTCTTCAAGTAGATGTCCTGAGGGTCTCTCATCATGGGAGTAATAGTTCTACAATTCCAGCATTTTTAGAGGCAGTAGCGCCTACATATGGTGTGATTTCTGTAGGGGCAGAAAATAGATATGGACATCCGCACAAAGAGTTAATGGAAAGGCTAGGGGCATTCGGAA
Encoded proteins:
- a CDS encoding ABC transporter ATP-binding protein, giving the protein MGDTKFVEIRGVSKTYHTLDEETKALDKLSFDVDRGEIVIIVGPSGCGKSTILSIIAGLMKPSSGEVFINGNQIKSTNKSVGYMFQSDHLFRWRTIMENVLIGLEIQNKVTAQNINRVEKLLDTYGLAEFKNHYPNQLSGGMRQRVALIRTLAIEPELLLLDEPFSALDYQSRLAVSDDIAGIIKKEKKTAIMVTHDIAEAISM
- a CDS encoding ComEC/Rec2 family competence protein translates to MHIIFAILWFIALLGVIIGVNYPEKVLWGSKTKTEGKVLKTYGMALIIFFLLFGISLEYLEGINEQGDYVLQGNLHNKEDSEIGEDYRDYEEVKDKKISEVKEPEQVKHHDDELNLSNEVLKIHFIDVGQGDATLIMTPAGKTILVDAGDRNQGETVVSYIKAQGIETIDLLIASHPHADHIGGMASVVQVFEIGEVYMPEVTANTKTFETLLLAIKEKNLKIKKAKAGVEFNIDSSIRALLIAPHSEHYSSLNDYSAVLRVDHGENSFLITGDVEAQSENEMLKSKYPLQVDVLRVSHHGSNSSTIPAFLEAVAPTYGVISVGAENRYGHPHKELMERLGAFGMTVYRTDEAGTIVATSDGREISFDTVPSIQGAGRQRNSELGGNIDIKEWLLDGILNKIFD
- a CDS encoding GntR family transcriptional regulator, giving the protein MQIAERLAKETTRDYALRILKYNIIMLELKPGSIVSENELATEIGVSRTPVREALIELSKTQIVEIYPQKGSVVSKIRHNLIEEARFLRLVLENAVVELACDYASESDLEILKESIKLQEFYTENYSPDKLLEEDNKFHKYIFEICNKVQTYSLMDSMTAHFDRVRNMSLHTVKDIKIVEDHKKIVSAIENKDKEKAKAFMTKHLSRYQIDKDEIMEKYPDYF
- a CDS encoding cold-shock protein, encoding MKTGTVKWFNSEKGFGFIEVEGGDDVFVHFSAITGDGFKTLEEGQKVEFNVVEGNRGPQAENVAKL
- a CDS encoding DNA-deoxyinosine glycosylase; the protein is MGSLSKIESFSPIIDANSHILILGSIPSVQSLQEGKYYGNPRNQFWKIIYEVLGQPFQEDYGKKVQFIKEHGIAIWDVIESCHREGSLDSNIKEERPNDFNTFLKSYPRIKYVLFNGTKAHDTFRRKVGFSFEDKIFHKLPSSSPAHTMKIGNKIEEWKVLLKYTQG